From the genome of Pukyongia salina, one region includes:
- a CDS encoding zinc metallopeptidase, whose translation MMGYYILAGVIFLVSMYVSNRLKSKFRKYSKVHLQNGMSGKEIAEKMLSDNGIYDVEVVSTPGMLTDHYNPKTKTVNLSEGVYMQRNAAAAAVAAHECGHAVQHATAYGWLQMRSSIVPMVGVASKLSNFVIMAGLVLTFSGLAFGNWVFLIGIGLFAMTTVFSFITLPVEYDASNRALAWLQNNNMVNEQEYAGAKDALKWAARTYVVAALGSLATLLYFISIFLGGRD comes from the coding sequence ATGATGGGATATTATATACTCGCGGGTGTGATCTTTTTAGTGAGCATGTATGTGAGTAACCGCTTAAAGAGTAAATTTAGAAAGTACTCTAAAGTGCATTTGCAAAATGGAATGAGCGGAAAGGAGATTGCCGAAAAGATGTTAAGTGATAATGGTATTTACGACGTTGAGGTAGTATCTACCCCGGGAATGCTAACAGACCATTATAACCCGAAAACTAAAACAGTTAACCTTAGCGAAGGGGTTTATATGCAACGTAATGCTGCCGCTGCTGCGGTCGCAGCGCATGAATGTGGTCATGCCGTACAGCATGCCACGGCATATGGTTGGTTGCAGATGCGTTCGTCCATAGTCCCTATGGTAGGTGTAGCCAGTAAGCTGTCTAATTTCGTGATCATGGCGGGGCTTGTACTTACCTTTTCAGGGCTTGCGTTTGGGAATTGGGTGTTTTTAATTGGGATAGGTTTGTTTGCTATGACAACCGTGTTTTCATTTATCACCCTGCCTGTAGAATACGATGCCAGTAACAGGGCATTGGCCTGGCTTCAGAATAACAATATGGTAAATGAGCAGGAATACGCCGGCGCGAAGGATGCGCTTAAATGGGCCGCCAGAACCTATGTGGTAGCCGCCCTGGGTTCTTTGGCTACGTTGCTGTATTTTATAAGTATCTTCCTGGGAGGAAGGGACTAA
- a CDS encoding saccharopine dehydrogenase family protein, with product MRNILIIGAGRSATSLVQYLLNKSQEEELFLTIGDISINNAKKLAAGHPNAVAEVLDVHNEQERRDAVQNSDLVISMLPARYHIEVARDCLEFGIHMVTASYVSDEMQSLHNKVEAKGLVFMNEIGVDPGIDHMSAMQVIDRIRDNGGKMLMFESFTGGLVAPESDDNLWNYKFTWNPRNVVLAGQGGAAEFIQEGTYKYIPYHRLFRRTEFLEIEGYGRFEAYANRNSLKYRSIYDLEDILTLYRGTIRRVGFSKAWNSFVQLGMTDDSYIIPNSEELSYRQFVNLFLPYSPTDSVELKLRHNLKIDQDDLMWDKLLELDIFNKDKKIGLKDATPAQALQKILMDKWTLKEHDKDMIVMYHKFGYELDGVKKQIDSNMVVKGEDQTYTAMAKTVGLPVAIAALKILNKEITTPGVLRPIAREIYEPILKELESFGINFKEKFTDYLGYNPDNIAG from the coding sequence ATGCGAAACATATTAATTATAGGTGCCGGCCGTTCGGCAACCAGCCTGGTTCAATATTTATTAAATAAATCGCAGGAAGAAGAACTTTTCCTCACTATAGGGGATATTTCTATCAATAATGCAAAGAAATTGGCCGCCGGGCACCCCAATGCCGTCGCCGAGGTATTGGATGTACATAATGAACAAGAACGTCGTGATGCCGTGCAAAACAGCGACCTGGTGATTTCCATGTTACCGGCACGTTACCATATAGAAGTAGCTCGTGACTGTTTAGAATTTGGAATTCATATGGTGACCGCCTCTTATGTAAGTGACGAAATGCAGAGCTTGCACAATAAAGTAGAAGCCAAAGGGCTGGTATTTATGAATGAGATCGGGGTGGATCCCGGGATAGATCACATGAGCGCCATGCAGGTTATAGACCGCATAAGGGACAATGGAGGAAAAATGCTGATGTTCGAGTCGTTTACCGGCGGATTGGTAGCTCCCGAGAGTGACGATAATCTGTGGAACTACAAGTTCACCTGGAACCCGAGAAACGTAGTGCTTGCGGGACAGGGAGGTGCTGCAGAGTTCATACAGGAAGGAACATATAAGTATATTCCGTATCACAGACTTTTCCGAAGAACCGAATTCCTGGAAATTGAAGGGTATGGACGATTTGAAGCCTACGCCAACCGAAACTCACTAAAATACAGAAGCATTTACGACCTTGAAGATATACTTACGTTATATAGAGGGACCATCCGACGGGTTGGTTTCAGTAAAGCCTGGAATAGCTTTGTACAATTGGGAATGACAGACGATAGTTATATCATTCCTAATTCGGAAGAGCTTTCCTATCGCCAGTTTGTAAATCTCTTTCTTCCATATTCGCCAACCGATTCGGTAGAACTTAAACTACGCCATAACCTCAAGATCGATCAGGATGATCTTATGTGGGACAAATTACTCGAGCTTGATATTTTCAATAAGGACAAAAAGATCGGACTCAAAGATGCAACCCCGGCTCAGGCGCTTCAGAAGATATTAATGGATAAATGGACCTTGAAGGAACACGACAAGGATATGATCGTGATGTACCATAAGTTTGGGTACGAGTTGGATGGCGTTAAGAAACAGATCGATAGTAATATGGTAGTAAAAGGCGAAGACCAAACATATACTGCCATGGCGAAAACCGTTGGACTACCAGTGGCCATAGCGGCCCTTAAAATATTGAATAAAGAAATTACAACTCCAGGAGTGCTAAGGCCTATCGCCAGGGAAATTTACGAGCCTATTCTTAAGGAACTGGAATCATTCGGAATTAATTTTAAAGAAAAATTTACCGATTACCTGGGTTATAATCCGGATAATATAGCGGGATAA
- a CDS encoding DUF423 domain-containing protein, translating into MIQFDKKITVTASLLAALTIGIGAFGAHGLEKLVEGDALASFETGVRYQMYHVIALLILGFATVIPARIRKWVFWLFLGGIVLFSGSIYLLALRTLFSFDLSFLGPVTPVGGLLLIIGWLRLAYGLLTINRG; encoded by the coding sequence ATGATACAATTTGATAAAAAAATAACGGTCACGGCCTCCTTATTAGCTGCTTTAACTATTGGTATTGGGGCCTTTGGAGCACACGGACTTGAGAAACTGGTTGAAGGTGATGCGCTTGCGAGTTTCGAAACCGGAGTGAGATATCAGATGTATCATGTAATTGCCCTGCTAATATTGGGATTTGCCACAGTGATCCCCGCCCGTATTCGTAAATGGGTGTTCTGGTTATTTCTGGGTGGGATTGTCCTCTTTTCGGGATCGATCTATCTGCTTGCACTTCGCACTTTGTTTTCGTTCGACCTTTCATTTTTAGGGCCTGTTACCCCGGTTGGAGGGTTATTATTGATAATTGGGTGGCTTAGACTGGCTTATGGATTGTTAACAATTAACAGGGGATAA
- the pckA gene encoding phosphoenolpyruvate carboxykinase (ATP) — MIDHNQISKSISLENYGIADARVKYQLSSEKLHSETLRKGQGTEADSGALAVNTGEFTGRSPLDRFIVKDEITSDRVWWGKINIPFDPDKFDALYDKITSYLSGKDVYVRDCYACADPNYRTNIRVINEYPWSNLFVFNMFLRPEEEELEGFDPEWTVVNAPGFMADPEVDGTRQHNFAILNFTRKIAIVGGTGYTGEIKKGIFSALNFELPVFKKTLPMHCSANVGNDGETAIFFGLSGTGKTTLSADPDRRLIGDDEHGWTAENTVFNFEGGCYAKVIDLTEENEPDIYRAIKPGAILENVIMDENGKVDFSDTSITQNTRVSYPIYHIDNIQVPSIGHNPKNIFFLTADAFGVLPPISKLTPGQAAYHFISGYTAKVAGTEEGIDEPLPSFSACFGAPFMPLHPTKYAEMLSAKMKDAGVDVWLVNTGWTGGPYGTGKRMKLKYTRAMITAALEGKLSNVNYHVHPIFGLNIPQECPNVPSEVLNPRDTWADKEAYDRKAKQLAQSFKNNFEKFAEYANEEIMAGAPISE; from the coding sequence ATGATCGATCACAATCAAATTTCGAAATCGATTTCGTTAGAAAATTACGGAATCGCCGATGCGAGAGTTAAGTATCAATTATCTTCTGAAAAACTTCATAGTGAAACATTAAGAAAAGGCCAGGGTACGGAGGCAGATTCCGGAGCTTTGGCGGTTAATACTGGTGAATTTACCGGAAGATCACCACTAGACAGATTTATTGTAAAAGACGAGATCACCAGCGACAGGGTGTGGTGGGGAAAGATCAATATTCCATTCGATCCAGATAAATTTGATGCCTTGTACGATAAGATCACCTCCTATTTATCCGGTAAGGATGTGTATGTTCGCGATTGCTACGCATGTGCCGACCCTAATTACCGTACTAATATCAGGGTTATCAACGAATATCCCTGGAGCAACCTATTTGTATTCAATATGTTCCTTCGTCCTGAAGAGGAAGAACTGGAAGGATTTGATCCTGAATGGACCGTAGTGAACGCACCAGGGTTTATGGCCGATCCGGAAGTGGACGGTACCCGACAGCATAATTTTGCTATTTTAAACTTTACGAGAAAAATTGCCATCGTTGGTGGTACGGGTTATACCGGAGAGATTAAAAAAGGGATCTTTTCAGCCCTTAACTTTGAACTCCCTGTATTTAAGAAGACTTTGCCGATGCACTGTTCTGCCAATGTGGGTAACGACGGTGAAACGGCGATCTTTTTCGGTCTTTCCGGAACAGGAAAAACAACTTTATCTGCAGATCCCGATCGAAGATTAATTGGAGATGACGAACACGGCTGGACAGCAGAGAATACGGTCTTTAATTTTGAAGGTGGATGTTACGCCAAGGTTATCGATCTCACCGAAGAGAACGAACCGGATATTTATCGGGCAATAAAACCAGGAGCCATCCTCGAAAATGTGATCATGGATGAAAACGGGAAAGTAGATTTTTCCGATACTTCGATCACTCAAAATACTCGAGTGAGCTACCCAATATATCATATTGACAATATCCAGGTCCCTTCTATAGGGCATAATCCGAAGAATATTTTCTTTCTAACGGCCGATGCCTTCGGGGTGCTACCTCCTATCTCTAAACTTACACCCGGTCAAGCTGCTTACCACTTTATAAGTGGTTATACAGCAAAAGTTGCGGGTACCGAAGAAGGGATCGATGAGCCGTTACCAAGCTTTTCAGCTTGCTTTGGGGCTCCATTCATGCCCTTACACCCAACAAAATACGCCGAAATGCTTAGCGCTAAAATGAAGGATGCAGGAGTAGACGTTTGGTTGGTGAACACCGGTTGGACCGGAGGACCCTATGGAACCGGGAAACGTATGAAATTGAAATATACCAGGGCTATGATCACTGCTGCCCTGGAAGGCAAACTGTCTAATGTTAACTACCATGTTCATCCTATTTTTGGTTTGAACATCCCACAGGAATGTCCCAACGTGCCATCCGAAGTTCTTAATCCAAGAGATACCTGGGCGGATAAGGAGGCCTATGATAGAAAAGCAAAACAGCTGGCCCAGTCCTTTAAGAATAACTTCGAGAAATTTGCCGAATACGCAAACGAAGAGATCATGGCCGGGGCACCCATCTCTGAGTAG
- a CDS encoding uroporphyrinogen-III synthase has product MKVKTILVSQPEPKVENSPYFDLIEKQKVKIDFRPFIHVEGVSSKEVRSQKVDLVNYTAIILTSRNAVDHFFRIADEMRFKVPDTMKYFCQSEAVAYYLQKYVVYRKRKIYVGKRTFQELTPLIKKYKTEKFLLPSSDKLKPEVPTILDELTVNWKKATFYKTVVSDLSDLRNVYYDILVFFSPSGIQSLLENFPDFEQNNTRIAVFGNTTIQAATDNGLRVDIKAPTPETPSMTMALEKYIKEVNKK; this is encoded by the coding sequence ATGAAAGTGAAGACTATTTTGGTATCACAGCCGGAGCCTAAAGTTGAAAATTCACCGTATTTCGATTTGATCGAGAAACAAAAGGTGAAAATTGATTTCAGGCCTTTTATTCATGTAGAAGGTGTTTCCAGTAAAGAGGTACGTTCGCAAAAGGTCGACCTTGTAAACTACACGGCCATTATTCTTACCAGTCGTAATGCGGTAGATCATTTCTTCCGTATTGCAGATGAGATGCGTTTTAAGGTTCCCGATACCATGAAATATTTCTGCCAGAGTGAGGCTGTAGCCTATTATCTTCAGAAATATGTGGTTTACCGAAAGAGAAAGATCTATGTTGGAAAACGCACATTCCAGGAATTAACACCTCTGATCAAGAAATATAAAACAGAAAAATTCCTATTGCCTTCTTCCGATAAACTAAAACCGGAAGTTCCCACTATCTTGGATGAGTTGACAGTAAACTGGAAAAAAGCTACATTTTACAAGACCGTAGTGAGCGATCTGTCCGATCTGCGTAACGTTTATTACGACATCCTTGTATTCTTTAGCCCAAGTGGGATACAGTCTCTTTTAGAGAATTTCCCCGATTTCGAACAAAATAATACGCGAATCGCTGTTTTTGGTAATACTACCATCCAGGCGGCTACCGATAATGGCCTGCGGGTAGACATCAAGGCGCCAACACCGGAAACGCCAAGTATGACTATGGCCCTCGAGAAATACATAAAAGAGGTCAATAAGAAATAA
- a CDS encoding DUF4271 domain-containing protein: MDYITRDIISQDWITFLLVGCVVLYTITKYFYPLRFQEFILLPITNKYFLVQGKNNEIQHPFNIILFIAQIISVSLFIYLLISTTNPDLISANKWIFIQICTAYAGFVLVKYYLEKIISTVFSLESYINQYLYEKITYRNLLAMAIFLGNLVFFYILQPSLLVLLVFFGILILLNAVSMFYSYKTNGKLIFRNFFYFILYLCALEISPYFILYKVFIDGGGL, encoded by the coding sequence TTGGATTATATTACACGAGATATCATTTCGCAGGATTGGATCACTTTTTTATTAGTGGGATGTGTGGTCCTGTATACTATAACGAAATATTTCTATCCACTGCGATTTCAGGAGTTTATTTTGCTTCCTATTACCAACAAATATTTCCTGGTACAGGGTAAGAATAACGAAATTCAACATCCTTTTAATATTATATTGTTTATCGCTCAGATCATCTCGGTTTCATTATTCATTTACTTACTCATTAGCACCACAAACCCTGACCTAATAAGCGCTAACAAGTGGATCTTCATTCAAATTTGTACGGCCTATGCAGGTTTTGTACTGGTTAAATATTATCTGGAAAAGATAATCAGTACCGTTTTTTCATTGGAATCTTATATTAACCAGTATTTATATGAGAAGATCACCTACAGGAATTTACTCGCAATGGCTATTTTCCTTGGCAATCTGGTGTTTTTCTACATATTGCAACCAAGCTTGCTGGTGCTGCTTGTTTTCTTCGGAATTTTGATATTGCTGAACGCTGTGAGTATGTTTTATAGTTATAAAACAAATGGAAAACTTATTTTTAGAAATTTCTTCTATTTTATTTTGTATCTTTGCGCACTTGAAATTTCACCCTATTTTATTCTTTACAAAGTATTTATAGATGGTGGTGGACTTTAA
- a CDS encoding polyprenol monophosphomannose synthase, with amino-acid sequence MSNALVVIPTYNEKENIERLIRNIFSLQRAFDILVVDDNSPDETAVAVKNLQQEFKDRLFILERSGKLGLGTAYIAGFRWALKRDYAYIFEMDADFSHNPNDLIRLYNACDREGFDLAIGSRYVRGVNVVNWPMSRVLLSWLASKYVRFITGMRIYDTTAGFVCYRRHVLEKIKLDKIRFVGYAFQIEMKFKAYLAKCKIIEVPVVFTDRTRGESKMSGGIISEAIFGVIKMKFRSLFGSSDFNEI; translated from the coding sequence ATGTCGAATGCCCTTGTGGTAATACCTACATATAACGAAAAAGAGAACATAGAACGGTTGATCCGCAATATTTTTTCTCTTCAGCGTGCATTCGATATTTTGGTGGTAGATGATAATTCGCCCGATGAGACCGCAGTTGCAGTAAAAAACCTTCAGCAAGAATTCAAGGATCGATTGTTCATCCTTGAAAGAAGTGGTAAACTGGGGTTGGGAACTGCATATATAGCGGGATTTCGTTGGGCATTGAAAAGGGACTATGCATATATTTTCGAAATGGATGCCGATTTCTCGCATAATCCCAACGATCTAATAAGACTGTACAATGCATGTGATAGAGAAGGCTTCGATCTTGCTATTGGTTCGCGTTATGTGAGAGGGGTGAATGTTGTTAATTGGCCCATGAGCAGGGTTTTACTGTCATGGCTGGCCTCTAAATATGTACGCTTCATCACCGGAATGAGGATCTACGATACCACAGCCGGTTTCGTTTGTTATCGCAGACATGTTTTGGAAAAGATCAAACTCGATAAGATCCGCTTTGTAGGTTACGCGTTCCAGATCGAAATGAAATTCAAGGCCTATCTGGCAAAATGTAAAATTATAGAGGTGCCGGTAGTTTTTACCGATCGTACCAGGGGGGAATCGAAGATGAGCGGAGGAATAATTTCTGAAGCCATCTTTGGAGTAATAAAAATGAAATTCAGGAGTTTATTCGGTAGTTCAGATTTTAACGAGATTTAA
- a CDS encoding dihydroorotase, which yields MSTILIKNANIVNEGKIIQGDVMVEGDRIAEVGGSISVKSADTRVIDADGQFLIPGMIDDQVHFREPGLTHKATIETESKAAIAGGITTFIEMPNTVPQATTIELLEEKFAIAGKTSWANYSFMFGGTNDNLEEILKVDKTKVAGLKLFLGSSTGNMLVDNPKVLEEIFSKTDLLISVHCEDEATIKKNMAEYRKMYGDDIPVEFHPKIRSEEACYLSSSRAIALAKKTGARLHVFHLSTARETELFDKKKPLAEKKITAEVCLHHLWFSEEDYAAKGTRIKWNPAVKTAKDREGLLKALNDGRIDVIATDHAPHTLDEKNNNYVNAPSGGPLVQHALAALFEMYHNGKLSLETIVRKTAHNPAILFEIKDRGFIRKGYKADLVLVDSNSPWTVSRENILYKCGWSPFEGRTFRSRVTHTIVNGCLAYENLKFPNRSKGERIIFDR from the coding sequence ATGAGCACAATTCTTATAAAGAACGCCAACATTGTTAATGAAGGCAAAATAATCCAGGGTGATGTAATGGTTGAAGGAGACCGCATTGCCGAAGTTGGAGGGAGTATTAGTGTGAAATCTGCAGACACCAGGGTGATCGATGCAGACGGACAATTCCTAATTCCCGGAATGATAGACGACCAGGTCCATTTCCGTGAACCCGGCCTTACCCATAAGGCCACTATAGAGACAGAGTCGAAAGCAGCGATAGCGGGAGGGATCACCACCTTTATCGAAATGCCAAATACCGTCCCGCAGGCAACTACTATAGAGCTGCTGGAAGAAAAATTTGCCATAGCCGGAAAAACATCATGGGCTAATTATTCGTTTATGTTTGGTGGCACAAATGATAATCTGGAAGAAATCCTGAAAGTGGACAAAACCAAGGTCGCCGGCCTGAAACTGTTTCTTGGATCTTCAACAGGAAATATGCTGGTAGACAACCCCAAGGTTCTGGAGGAGATCTTCAGCAAGACCGATTTACTTATCTCGGTGCACTGTGAAGACGAGGCGACCATTAAAAAGAACATGGCCGAATACAGGAAGATGTACGGCGATGATATTCCCGTAGAATTCCATCCGAAGATCCGCAGTGAAGAGGCCTGTTACCTCTCTTCCTCACGAGCTATTGCCCTGGCAAAGAAGACAGGAGCGCGCTTGCATGTGTTTCATCTTTCAACAGCCAGGGAAACCGAACTCTTCGACAAGAAGAAACCGCTTGCAGAGAAGAAGATCACTGCCGAGGTATGTTTACACCATCTGTGGTTTTCGGAAGAAGATTACGCGGCCAAAGGAACCCGGATCAAGTGGAACCCCGCGGTTAAAACTGCCAAGGATAGGGAAGGCCTTTTAAAAGCTCTGAACGACGGGCGTATTGATGTGATCGCAACAGATCACGCACCTCATACCCTGGATGAGAAAAATAATAATTACGTTAACGCTCCTTCGGGAGGACCTTTGGTTCAGCATGCACTTGCTGCCCTATTTGAAATGTATCATAACGGGAAATTAAGCCTGGAGACCATAGTTCGGAAAACTGCACATAACCCGGCTATCCTCTTTGAGATCAAGGATAGGGGATTTATACGTAAGGGGTATAAGGCCGATCTTGTACTTGTAGACAGCAATTCACCCTGGACGGTTTCCAGGGAGAACATACTTTACAAATGTGGCTGGTCTCCATTCGAGGGCCGAACATTCAGATCGAGGGTAACACATACCATCGTGAACGGTTGCCTGGCCTATGAAAACCTGAAATTTCCTAACAGAAGTAAGGGCGAACGAATTATCTTTGATCGCTGA
- a CDS encoding DUF4296 domain-containing protein: protein MLRICTVISLLLLMGCQHVERPEKPDDLIARDKMVDILTDVYLSNAAKSVNNKVIRQKGIKLDSFIYTKYDIDSVQFVRSHNWYNADLDTYKEIFVEIEQRLVEMQRRTDSLNFKPKSKIQQKQDSLRKARELIEPASSEE from the coding sequence ATGTTGAGAATTTGTACAGTTATATCGTTGTTATTGCTCATGGGATGCCAGCATGTTGAAAGGCCGGAAAAGCCGGACGACCTCATTGCCAGGGATAAGATGGTGGATATACTTACAGATGTCTATTTAAGCAATGCTGCGAAGAGTGTGAACAATAAGGTTATTAGGCAGAAAGGGATTAAACTGGATTCTTTTATTTATACGAAATACGATATAGACAGCGTACAGTTTGTGAGGAGTCATAATTGGTATAACGCAGATCTCGACACCTACAAGGAGATCTTTGTTGAGATCGAACAACGTCTCGTGGAAATGCAGCGTAGGACAGACAGCCTTAATTTTAAGCCTAAAAGTAAGATCCAGCAAAAACAGGATAGTTTACGAAAAGCCAGGGAATTGATCGAGCCTGCATCTTCTGAAGAGTGA
- a CDS encoding NAD-dependent epimerase/dehydratase family protein encodes MVLVTGGTGLVGSHLLYFLLKKGVAVRAIHRKSSKLESVREVFKFYAEDPDFLYNSIEWMEADVTDIPALKQAFKGVTHVYHSAAYISFNPRHFQKLKKSNIEGTANIVNLCIEHKVSKLCHVSSIATLGSTTDGSLIDEQVAWNPEANNSVYAITKYGAEMEVWRGTQEGVDAVILNPALIMGSGHWRSGSGVIVNMVAKEAKYYTSGGVAIVDVQDVVNAMIMLMESEIRNDQFILAGENLRYKELLSKLAASLEVKPPSKLIPKWKLDLVRRLDWLSAKLTGSRRRLLKATVNSMYKESYYDGGKITRHLDFKYTPADETLARIGENFRK; translated from the coding sequence ATGGTTCTAGTTACCGGAGGTACCGGCTTGGTAGGTTCGCATTTATTATATTTTCTTCTGAAAAAAGGAGTAGCAGTTCGTGCTATCCACCGAAAGAGTAGCAAGCTTGAATCGGTACGCGAGGTTTTTAAATTTTATGCCGAAGATCCGGATTTCCTTTATAATTCGATCGAATGGATGGAGGCCGATGTTACCGATATCCCAGCGCTAAAACAGGCATTCAAGGGGGTAACACACGTCTATCATTCGGCGGCATATATTAGTTTTAACCCCAGGCATTTTCAGAAACTAAAAAAATCCAATATCGAAGGCACCGCTAATATTGTAAATCTTTGTATAGAACATAAGGTTTCCAAACTGTGCCACGTAAGTTCCATAGCTACGCTTGGAAGTACTACAGACGGATCCCTTATCGATGAGCAGGTAGCATGGAATCCCGAGGCTAACAACAGCGTATATGCCATCACCAAATACGGAGCAGAAATGGAAGTTTGGCGTGGCACCCAGGAAGGGGTGGACGCGGTGATATTGAATCCGGCCCTGATCATGGGTTCGGGCCACTGGCGTTCGGGAAGCGGGGTGATAGTGAACATGGTGGCGAAAGAAGCGAAATATTACACCTCGGGAGGAGTGGCGATTGTGGACGTACAGGATGTTGTGAATGCCATGATCATGCTAATGGAGAGTGAGATAAGAAATGACCAATTTATACTGGCAGGGGAAAATTTAAGATATAAGGAGCTTCTCTCCAAACTTGCGGCCTCACTTGAGGTAAAACCGCCATCCAAATTGATTCCAAAATGGAAATTGGATCTTGTTCGACGCCTGGACTGGCTTAGTGCAAAACTAACGGGAAGCAGGAGGCGATTGTTAAAGGCGACGGTAAATTCGATGTATAAAGAATCGTATTACGATGGAGGGAAGATTACGCGACACCTGGATTTTAAGTATACTCCCGCCGATGAAACGCTGGCAAGAATAGGAGAGAATTTTCGTAAATGA
- the tyrS gene encoding tyrosine--tRNA ligase: protein MALKNFVEELSWRGMIHDVMPETEEHLLEQMRSAYIGFDPTADSLHIGNLVPIMMLAFFQRTGHKPVALVGGATGMIGDPSGKSSERNLLDEATLRHNQECVREQLSQFLDFSSGKENEAVMVNNYDWMKEISFLDFIRDVGKHITVNYMMAKDSVKNRIKGEETEGMSFTEFTYQLVQGYDFLHLFRNYNCTLQMGGSDQWGNITTGTELIRRIGGGKGYALTCPLITKSDGSKFGKSEGGNVWLDANRTSPYKFYQYWLNTSDEDAEKYIKIFTFLDKQTIEALVEEHRAAPHMRLLQKRLAEEVTTTVHGEIEYGNAVKASEILFGRSTSEDLKSLNASTFLDVFDGVTQAEVTAADISEGLDIVSALAERTGFLKSNGEARRALKENSISVNKEKVKDDYTLTSEDLINDQFILLQRGKKNYFIIKVV from the coding sequence ATGGCGTTGAAGAACTTTGTAGAAGAACTTAGCTGGCGGGGTATGATCCATGATGTGATGCCCGAGACCGAGGAACATCTTTTGGAACAAATGCGTTCTGCTTATATTGGTTTCGACCCAACTGCAGATTCGTTACACATTGGTAACCTTGTGCCCATTATGATGCTGGCATTTTTTCAACGTACAGGACATAAACCTGTGGCCCTGGTTGGAGGAGCGACGGGCATGATTGGTGATCCTTCGGGCAAATCGAGTGAACGAAATCTCCTGGATGAAGCAACCTTACGCCATAACCAGGAATGTGTTAGAGAACAGTTGTCACAATTTCTGGATTTTTCCTCCGGGAAGGAGAATGAGGCGGTGATGGTGAACAATTACGACTGGATGAAGGAGATAAGCTTTCTGGATTTTATTCGTGATGTAGGAAAGCATATCACGGTTAACTATATGATGGCAAAAGATTCTGTAAAGAACAGGATAAAGGGAGAGGAAACCGAAGGTATGTCCTTTACCGAATTCACCTACCAGTTGGTACAGGGCTACGATTTCCTGCATCTTTTCAGAAACTATAACTGCACCCTGCAAATGGGTGGGAGCGACCAGTGGGGAAATATCACCACCGGAACCGAACTTATAAGACGTATTGGCGGAGGAAAGGGTTATGCACTCACCTGTCCGCTAATCACCAAGAGTGATGGCAGCAAATTTGGTAAGAGTGAAGGGGGTAATGTATGGCTGGACGCGAATCGGACCTCGCCATATAAATTCTATCAATACTGGCTGAACACCAGCGATGAAGACGCCGAAAAATATATAAAGATCTTTACCTTCCTCGACAAGCAGACCATCGAAGCACTTGTTGAAGAACATCGGGCGGCGCCACATATGAGATTACTTCAGAAGCGATTGGCTGAAGAAGTGACTACCACAGTTCATGGGGAAATAGAATATGGCAATGCCGTGAAGGCTTCCGAGATCCTTTTTGGGAGATCTACTTCCGAAGACCTTAAGTCCCTTAATGCGTCTACTTTTCTTGATGTATTCGATGGGGTAACGCAGGCCGAGGTAACCGCTGCGGATATTTCAGAGGGACTGGATATAGTTTCTGCTTTGGCCGAACGAACAGGCTTTCTGAAATCTAACGGCGAAGCCAGACGAGCTCTCAAGGAGAATTCGATTTCAGTAAACAAAGAAAAAGTAAAGGACGATTATACATTAACTTCCGAAGACCTTATCAACGATCAATTCATCCTCCTGCAAAGAGGAAAGAAGAATTACTTCATCATCAAGGTTGTATAA